The Salinispora tropica CNB-440 genome has a window encoding:
- a CDS encoding 4'-phosphopantetheinyl transferase family protein produces MNLSPVPDRDTVYVWIGWETDGRPASAGRLLRQAAAGVLGCPEADIVVNHRADAAALVTRDTGSGRVTVPASVSRGGGVTAVAVRTGGPVGVDVERCRQLPVLGLARRWYGPTEVAWLAARPVAGRSRDFLRLWTAKEAVGKALGLGLRAGGPRRRMPVPDTGRMCPVPDVADVWVGHPHCPGALLLAVAVVGGEAEVVVVGEAERPGHEVPAVRSMSTDRTSLPVVVRGS; encoded by the coding sequence GTGAACCTGTCACCGGTGCCGGATCGGGACACCGTGTATGTGTGGATCGGTTGGGAAACTGACGGTCGGCCGGCTTCAGCCGGGCGGCTGCTGCGACAGGCCGCCGCTGGTGTGCTGGGCTGCCCGGAGGCGGACATCGTGGTGAACCACCGGGCCGATGCCGCTGCCCTGGTCACAAGGGACACCGGTTCGGGCCGGGTCACCGTGCCGGCGAGCGTGAGCCGTGGCGGCGGAGTGACGGCGGTCGCCGTCCGGACCGGCGGGCCGGTGGGGGTGGACGTCGAACGGTGCCGCCAGCTGCCCGTGCTGGGCCTGGCCCGCCGCTGGTATGGCCCGACCGAGGTGGCCTGGCTCGCCGCCCGGCCCGTAGCGGGACGGAGTCGGGACTTCCTGCGGTTGTGGACCGCGAAGGAGGCCGTCGGCAAGGCCCTCGGCCTTGGACTGCGCGCCGGAGGACCGCGCCGCCGGATGCCGGTCCCCGACACTGGACGGATGTGCCCGGTGCCCGATGTCGCCGATGTGTGGGTGGGCCATCCCCACTGTCCCGGAGCGCTGCTCCTCGCGGTGGCGGTGGTCGGCGGCGAAGCCGAGGTGGTCGTCGTCGGGGAGGCGGAGCGGCCCGGTCATGAGGTCCCTGCCGTCCGCAGCATGTCGACCGACCGGACCAGCTTGCCGGTGGTCGTGCGGGGCAGCTGA
- a CDS encoding class I adenylate-forming enzyme family protein: MNGNPSSRDSNAIDPGWIDDFLFTGKPVDVCLRLPDPVDRGTLHRLVTEAQTRLAAAGLRAGGAVALRLPPSLAYVVNLLATWRSGAQAILLDHRLTDHEADRALRRLTPQVVVAPVRAGNAALRVFVDVTEGVAPYADRPATSDHAVIQLSSGSTGPSKVIGRTAADLVAEVRRYTQLDGVALPGERLILLPSMVHVLGLVGGLLYGLHAGVELVPPERLSGAAVLDAIGAADSPATVLGVPFHIGLLAATQLDRPLPMFARMVTGGELVSAATVRSFTERFGVPLGNMYGMTEVGVIGTDLYGRHRPAITPAPGIEVREVAGELWVSCPTSPYLGSTDPSRWSAGWLHTRDAGTVDPDSGLVTIRGRLDSQVSVGGMKVDLTEVENTVAELPGVAAAVVVWDDGITAYVQPVGTLTEETLDQQVAERLAGYKRPRTLRLLDQLPRTTTGKLVRSVDMLRTAGTS; encoded by the coding sequence CCGGTTGACCGGGGCACGCTACACCGGCTGGTCACCGAGGCGCAGACCCGCCTCGCCGCCGCTGGTCTGCGCGCTGGGGGTGCTGTCGCGTTACGGCTGCCGCCGTCCCTGGCATATGTGGTGAACCTGCTCGCCACCTGGCGTAGCGGCGCGCAGGCCATCCTGCTGGACCACCGTCTGACTGACCACGAGGCCGACCGTGCGCTGCGGCGGCTCACCCCACAGGTGGTCGTGGCACCGGTCCGCGCCGGCAACGCCGCACTACGGGTCTTCGTCGATGTCACTGAGGGGGTAGCCCCCTATGCCGATCGCCCGGCAACCAGCGACCACGCGGTCATCCAACTCAGCTCCGGATCCACCGGACCCTCCAAGGTGATTGGTCGGACCGCCGCCGACCTCGTCGCAGAGGTACGTCGCTACACCCAGCTCGACGGCGTGGCACTACCCGGCGAACGGCTCATCCTGCTTCCGTCCATGGTGCACGTGCTCGGCCTCGTCGGTGGCCTGCTCTACGGGCTGCACGCCGGCGTCGAACTGGTCCCGCCAGAACGACTCAGCGGTGCGGCGGTACTCGATGCGATTGGCGCAGCTGACAGTCCAGCGACCGTTCTCGGCGTGCCATTTCATATCGGACTTTTGGCTGCGACTCAGCTTGACCGCCCACTGCCCATGTTCGCTCGGATGGTCACCGGTGGTGAACTGGTCTCGGCCGCCACGGTCCGCTCCTTCACCGAGCGCTTCGGCGTGCCGCTGGGCAACATGTATGGGATGACCGAGGTTGGGGTCATCGGTACCGACCTGTACGGACGGCACCGCCCGGCGATCACCCCGGCCCCCGGCATCGAGGTGCGCGAAGTGGCCGGCGAGTTGTGGGTAAGCTGCCCCACCTCCCCGTACCTCGGCTCCACCGATCCGTCCCGCTGGTCCGCCGGTTGGCTACACACCCGGGACGCGGGCACCGTCGACCCGGACAGCGGCCTGGTGACCATTCGCGGCCGGCTCGACTCCCAAGTCTCGGTCGGCGGGATGAAGGTCGACCTCACCGAGGTGGAGAACACGGTCGCCGAGCTACCGGGGGTCGCCGCCGCGGTGGTGGTCTGGGACGACGGCATCACCGCATACGTGCAGCCGGTGGGAACACTCACCGAGGAGACCCTGGACCAGCAGGTCGCCGAGCGGCTGGCCGGCTACAAGCGGCCCCGTACCCTGCGGCTGCTCGATCAGCTGCCCCGCACGACCACCGGCAAGCTGGTCCGGTCGGTCGACATGCTGCGGACGGCAGGGACCTCATGA